Genomic segment of Ranitomeya imitator isolate aRanImi1 chromosome 6, aRanImi1.pri, whole genome shotgun sequence:
TTCGGTGATAAAGTGCAAATGAAAAGCATTTTCGGTGCAATAGTGCCAAATTGATTTAATGCAATTTATTAAGTGCTCTATGTGTTATAGCGTTAAAGGGGAAGTAATACTAATATAATTATCTGGCAGTGCTGCATCAGAAATGGCAACAGACTAGAAGGCCTCGTTCAGACCAAGGCACTGTTCAAACTTCATTCTATGGATTCTGCATGTAGCGCAAGGAACATCCACTGAACTAAATAGGATCTTATGCTGCTGTAAACTCAGGTCATCAGAAACCGGATGACCCTAGGCGCTTCATCCAGAAAAGATTGAAACAGTGGTACAATGCATCTACCTGAATAAGGCCTGACTGTTACATAATACATATATCCGAGAGTTATGCATTTGGCTTATTTAAAGGGCATCTTGGttgtaaatttataaaaaaaagtagTATCTGTTCCAAACAGTAAATAACTAATACATTAGGAACAGAGTGGGTCCTTTATAGGAGATTGTACAATTTCCCCTTTAACATAAGATCTGAACATGTCCAGTCAATGGTATAGGACAaagttctaaaaaaaaaacccatcaaGATCTAAATATAAGCATTGGAGGATGTTTTACGAAGAGTATGTAAAGCTATCAAGCAACAACCCCGCATCATTGTACCAAAGTTATACGCAGGATCAGGGTTCCCTCGTTGGGTCGTGAAGGCCCATAAAACTGAGGGAATTGCAGGCACAGCCACAGCCAGGAGGTCGGTCAGGAAGTGGTCACTCCAGTGTTTCTTGGCTACAAAAGATTGTGTTGGGTCTTTACATGGCAGCTGAACCAGAGGTCCATCAAAGTCAAGTTCTTTCATGGCACGGTTTGACATAGAAATTGGAAGAGAATCATTGCGTTGAGAATCTGGGGATAGAAGGATAGCTGAATTTGGATCATCAGGGGTCAAGTCTATTAACTTACTTGAACATTTGAGCAGAAGACCTTGAAAAACAGAGGAAGAAGATCGACCAATCAGATTGTCATTATGAGATTTGAAGATCTTCAGGATGAGATTTTCAAGATCAAGGCTGTAAGGTACAACATCAGTCTGGATTGCCTGTTCCATCCAAAGTGAACCTTGAGTCCACTTTGAATTAAATTTCTCCCTCTCCTTTTCAAAGCCGACCATGCCCTGTAAAGTAGCAGGATTCAAGTTTGCCAGACTGTCACCATCACTTATGGTGTCCAGGATGACATCATCATACAGACATTCCCCATTTGCCAGCTCATCATTCAAGAGAAGATCACAATCCCCCATTTCCTCCGTCGCTTGATCCTCCATTAAAAGTCCATCTGACATTTTATCATAAATGGCACTTTCTGTAAGAGATGCACCTGGCGAGTTACATATGTAATCTAAACAGGAGTCATCTCTAAAAGTCCCATCTTGAGCCAGCTCCATGCTGCGGAGAAGGGTCTCCAGCTTCCGATTCTGAATATTAATGTCTATAAAATATTTCTGAATTCCTTTATCTTTCTCAGCCAAACTATTTTTCATGGTCTCAATGAACTGCTTTAATTGCCTTATTTCCTTCCGGGCTTCTTTTAAAGCAAGCTGGGCCTCCACGCGATGACATTCCTCTTCAATCCAGTCTTCTCTCATACgagcaagctgagatttcaagtctTCTATTTCTGCTTCCCTGTAACACACCCACACAAAAATAAAACACCATCAcgggaaaaaaaataaatcacacaaGTAACTAATATCTCTAAAATAGAGTTATAAGGACTTTCTAAGATTACAAAAACATGTCTGCATTCTTCCATAAACAGCACCGCATGGGTCCATAGGTTGTGTCAAAAATTAAAGCTCAAATATAGGGAATTGGGTCATGCTGTAATATTACACTGGAGAAAGATTTCTGGACAGGTGCACACCACTCATCAGATACTCATTGAATAGAAGGCATGCAGAAACAACATCTAGACCGGCGAGAAAATTACCAGTCTTGATGGACTGGGGGAAAAGTCTTATGGGGTGTAAAGCTCAtcttgaaagaaaaaaaacaaacattcagGTTCTGCAGAACAGAGGCAGCGATTAGAACACCAACGTTTAACCCAATACGATAATTGGGGCAATCGGTACACCCTTTCTGTGGGCAAAAGGCTCACTGCACCAATCCGCCTAGTGGTTTTCAGGTTTGTGCCTCCCTCACTGGTGACTGGCAGCTCTGGCTTGCCAGAGCTTTCCCTGCAGACAGTGCTCACTCCAAGAAAGGCACTGCagtcaatcaccagtgagggaggcagGAATATGCAGATCCAGGGGGCGGATCGGTGCGCTGAACCTCTTGGCCACACCAGGGGTGCACCAAGCGCTATCTGATTAAACTTCAATTTCTGAAGAACAGAGGCAGTAATAGAAGCACTAAGGTGCCACTTCTATAGGGGCTGTATCGCCCCTACAAAGCCGTTTGCTTACTTTAGATTACCATGTCAGGCTGAGACTCCTTTTAAATAACTCTTAATGTTCCATGTAATTTTACACATTTGTACCATTAATTTGAAAAGAGATTTTGGAAATGTAgcatcccccccccccacattctTCATGTCGTTTCTACTACTGTTGGGAACATTTCCCCCATCTGATTTAGTAAAAGTAAGTTCCTCTGGAGAAGGGGTACTGCACAACACCTTCTACACAATATCAAAGGGGCCTCATGGCCTAAAATGGGTCAGATGAAGCGGCCATGTACACTCCCCAGGCTCCCCGTGTTGATGTGTTGTCCATACTAATGACATAAGTGGCCAAAGGCGAGGTAGTCCCATCACGGAAGACATGACCACCATGGTCTGAAGAAATGCAGCCTAAACGGTCAACAACTTCCATCAGCTTGGATCTAACCACGAGATGCATTTTTGTCCACTCGGGCCACATttattttgaaagaaaaaaaattgtacgtTAGTGGAGAATACCTTTCCTCCAACGTGCTCTGCGACTCCTTCAACTTTGCTTTCAGATGTCGTATAGAGACTTCCTTCTGTTGAAGTGGGGTCAGATATTGTTCGGGACTCGGCGGCTTGATGCCGTGGTTATCACCACAAGATGCATATCTCATGGTACGCCTatggaaacaaagaaaaaaaaaattggctcaactTTACTCCAGTTCCACCTccctgaatttatttatttttttgggggggcaatgTTCTGCAAAATGTACAACTTCTCAAAAAGTTAAAAATCTAGCTAAAgagagaaaccccccccccccccacaaaaaccacaagtcaaaaaaacaaacaaaaagggaCTTAAAAACTTAAATGATGAATTTGGCCCTTGGTGTCTATTATGTTAACTTTCGAGAAATTTACAGTATTCTGTTATACGTACACCTAGGAATAGAAAAAGCTCATCCCAAGATTATACTGTACATCCCATCTATGCAGGGTCTCCGTCATGGGGGTCACGCAAATATTTACACACTTACCGAAGAGTAGGGCTGGTGTCACTGCCCTTGTAGGATCCAGAGTTACTGCTGCTCGGAGAGGACACGCCATAGGCATCATGAACATTTATAGGACTGGTCTGATTTCTACATAGCGCTGAAAAGAGATCCTTTTCACGCGAGCCCGGGGAACTGTGCACAGGCTTGGTTGAGGAACACGTATGACTTCGTCCATGGGACACACGACTTAAGGAATAAAAGAAAAGAACAAAAATAGCTAGCATGAAAAATTTCTTAAATTAGTGGGGGGAGGAAATCAACGCAAGCAGCTGTCATTCCCATCCCTTTTGAAATCTCTTTTAGCCCACAGGCTCTATGAAATAGAAAATAAAATTTGAGCTTTTATTGGCCCTCGCTAACTCGCTGCCACCCTGGCGTCCCATCGCAACAGCACTGCAGCCATCCACTGAGCGCCGCCAATTTAGACAGCGCCATATATGAAAGCAGTGGTGGAGGGGCAGCTTTAGACCCAGAGAGGGCAGGTAAAGAGCAGTTTGCTATTTTATAAGTCACTGAGCCTATTGGCTAAAAATACTTCAAACCGGTGGACTTCTTTATAGAGGAGCTTTTGTAACTTCATTTTTCTCATTCCTTAGACAAGACAGCAACAAAATGTTGTGTTGCACAAAGAATCTTGTAGCTCTGCCAGTCATTTCGTAAAACACACGTGATAAGTCAGTGACTGAAGGGTTACAAGAGTTTTCTATCTACAGAAGAGGTTCTGTACCTTTGTTTGACCTTTATTTGGCGTATACGTACAGGTTTGCATTACAACAAGGGTCTGACCTCATGTCATTACTTTTTTGGCAGGAACCATGCTTACCCATTGACGTTTGGGGAAAATGGGACGTGACACGGATCCCGGATACGGCCGTGTGCTTGAGGCCTTAAAGAGCTAAAAAGTAGACACccagaaaagggggaaaaaaaaaaaaaccttgataaaTACCCTTTCATTGTATAATTGACATGATCAGGGTTGGGATTCTGTTCACACCACACGTGACAAAACtgcttgtatttttttattattaattattattattattagatatattTTTGCACTTTTTAAAAATTTCAATTTATGgattcattgtaaaaaaaaaaattacatacaaatTTTTCTACTTTTGGGTCTGTTTGGGCTTCATTTTATTTTACCAAGCAGAATAAAATATAGATTAACTGTATGCCAAAGCATTCTCTTCTTCCATTGAAAACGTTTGATGTGAACAGAGCTGAGATAAGCAATTATAGATGTGCTGCGCTGGTCCGGAGTCCGGTACGGTGTCCTGTCTGGGCCTCTGTAGTAGCCGGTGTTGACTTCTACGCCTGATGTTGGTTAAGTATTCGTAGATCGGGTTATCTGAGCTTGCTCGGGTGTTTTCCGAGTATCTTCGGCGGGCTCAAATAATAGGTTCGAGTCCTTGAGGCTGCATGTcgcatggctgttagacagccgtaagacatgcagggatttcctgtttgttagccaatccctacatgtgttgcagctgtcaaacagccacgaaacatgcagccgcgggaacGCAAacttatttttcgagcacgccgaagacacttacaaccatgatgagcgaacatgctcggatatcgTGTTGTAAAGCCTTTGGACATTATGGGACTTAGTCTGCAACAAAGGAGCCAAGGATACCAGGCGTAAAAGTGAGTTCAGTCTGCTATGGACGACTGGACTGTTTGCCAGACTAATGCTAATGCAGTGGGAACCAAATTGCTCATCTCTATAGCAGATCTTACACATACACTCCAATAGTCCGGACTAACAATTTTCATACTAGCAAATTAAAATAAAGCCGAAATTCTCCCAATAATTATTTCCCAGAGATATTGGAGGTATGTGTACACAATACATATATTATGCTGAACTAAAGGGAAGACAAAACAAAAACTCATTTGGAATGGGCCCATCAATATAAAAGATGCAAAATAAGAATCTAGGACAGAATATAAACTGTACAAAATCATTTCCGCTAAGTGAAGAAATGTAAAATTTTCTACTCAATTTTAAGTCAATGTAGAGGGAATGAATGAAATTTCAGAGGGTGCAGCTACAGGCCATGGTGACATTGTTGTATCTGAAAGTGAAAACCACCTAACAACTGGTATAATGCAAAGCTAACCATTTATAGGCCAgatgagacattaaaggcaatttaATCTGTCTGCagttttttgccatgtaatctgagggCTGCATGAGGTAGGGGcctgagaccccgattccagcgatgtgtctcttattaggctgtgtgtgGTTTTAATACAACgagtgctttatcagcaggagattatcactacagctcatgtgagccctggtctgaccacaccccctcctctgataagcagctcactgtcaatagacaatgtagatAGAAAGCCTGCTGTGGGCGGGGGCAGCTTGCTCAGCTCTTCTACAGGCTACATATAAAAACTGTATAGTATATTGGGTGCCGCATTTGTGATACATTGTTGTAATCAGGGTCTcagttatgctgctctcagatgaggtggcaGAAGTCTGGTTACAGTTTCTCTTTAAGGGTTCGCTCACATGAGCATATACATTGGACGAGTGCCATCTGGTGATTTATCGGATAGCACTAtgatcaatgttattcaatggagcGGTGTGCACGTACGATTTGTTTCAGACAGAATCGGTCTGGAAAAAAAAGGCAGCATGCCACACAAATCGGATGGCATGCACGCATTCAAGTCTACGGGTGCGTGAaaatcatcggactgcactcggatggccGAGTGCAGTCAGATTTCCGCGGATTCACAGAATGGAGAAATGTTGCtctccatcttctcatccgagagaatcggatcacactatgctgacaccgAGTtccaactctgatcagagtgtcatttacaTAATCGATCCAATTCTCTTGTACGATAATATACCGTTATGACTGTAGCGTGTATTCATATTTACTAAAAACATTACAAATAATATCCAGGGTCAAAGATTACACAATTATTGTGCTTAGAAGTTAAgggtaattaattttttttttatttcaaccttATTAGTTCAATTTAAAAACTATAAACAAGACAATCTGTTGCTCTTCTTCCCCATTTTAGGCCTCCAGTACAATAAATTGGTGATTTATTAAACCACCATTGAATGATAAAGGAGAGGACTCTTCCCATTTCTGTATATCACTTGTCAGCTTTACTGTACACATTAGTGCAGAATGAGCAGAGTCACCTATTGTGACTACTCCAGTGGTCAGTGAGACAACTGaaatattgtactttttttttttttttttattaatgaataGTCATGCGGGAggatgggggaaaaaaataaataaataaagacctAATATAATAAAATTAGATTCTGACAATTACTCTTTTTAGCTaaattccctaaaaaaaaaaaaagaaaatgataatTATGCCACCAGGTTTATGAAGTACTGACTCCAACATTGTATTGAATTGCTTTTCTTTTTTACGTAGTAGTTTTAATTAAATCTCTGGTTATCTACTGCACCACTGAGTTCTCTCCATTATATACAGATACTAACAAGTCCTCAATAGTCTCCCCCTGTCCACCCGCTGCTGACTCATCTTGGGGTATAAGGTGCCAGTTGCGGGAAGGGAAGGGAACGAGTGAGCAGCCAGTGGCGGGACGGGACGGGAACAAGTGAGCAGCCAGTGGCGGGACGGGAAGGGAACAAGTGAGCAGCCAGTGGCGGGACGGGAAGGGAACAAGTGAGCAGCCAGTGGCAGGAAGGGAAGGGAACGAGTGAGCAGCCAGTGGCAGGACGGGAAGGGAACAAGTGAGCAGCCAGTGTTAGGAAGGGAAGGGAACAAGTGAGCAGCCAGTGGCAGGAAGGGAAGGGAAGGAGTGAGCAGCCAGTGGCAGGAAGGGAATGGAACAAGTGAGCAGCCAGTGGCAGGAAGGGAAGGGAACAAGTGAGCAGCCAGTGGCGGGACGGGAAGGGAACAAGTGAGCAGCCAGTGGCGGGACGGGAAGGGAACAAGGGAGCAGCCAGTGGCGGGACGGGAAGGGAACAAGTGAGCAGCCATTGGCAGGAAGGGAAGGGAACAAGTGAGCAGCCAGTGGCAGGAAGGGAAGGGAACAAGTGAGCAGCCAGTGGCAGGAAGGGAACAAGTGAGCAGCCAGTGGCGGGACGGGAAGGGAACAAGTGAGCAGCCAGTGGCGGGAAGGGAAGGGGACAAGTGAGCAGCCAGGGGCGGGAAGGGAACGAGTGAGCAGCCAGTGGCAGGAGGGGAAGGGAACGAGAGAACACTCCACAGCAGATAACCAcggatttggaaaaaaaaaaatctcagtatgTGAGAACGGCCTACCACCATCTTCCGACATCCGCAGATGCTcatttgattagccggcctggggTGATGCCATCACTGCAGTGTGATGCATGCGACATTGAGCCAGGCCGGTTAAATCAAAAGAAGAACCACAGAGGCAGTTCTCAGAGATGACAGACGTGGCCGCTGGACAGAGTCAATTTGCATCATCTCTAATCAGTTTTTAGAGCTTACACAATTAAGTAGTAGATCACCTGTAGtctcatgtaacatcacaggtaacACAATGGTGTCACCATGAGTTATTTGATGCTGCTATAAATGTACCAGTAAGTAGCATAACCCATAATACTGCAGTTTTTATGGCTTCAATACTTTGCTGCAATATATGATGACCATGAAGAAAGCACTGATGATGGATACACTGCACTGATTCACGTCTATGGAGGGGGTGCACCAGACTACACAGGGTTTACAATGATGTACACTTATATGGTGGAGGTTCACATGCAGTCACCTCTCGGTAGTATTCCTGGAGACGCGTTTCTGAGGCTCGGTGCGGTATGACGGCCTTCCATAGGAGCAGAGAGGAGAAACGTATGCCATCATGAATCCATACAGTACTTATAGGAAGAGTAACGCTGCCCCTCAATGTAGAAACCTGACAGCCTCGCTTCCATCATCTGAGGTCGTCTATATACCCACACTACGTCAGCACACTGATTAATGAACACACCAACTCCAATATTGCTGTTACACGTTAAAGCAAGGtgcttagttaaccccttcaccacctcggaattttcagtttttgttttttcttcttcttttgctcgccttcttcccagagacataacttttttattttatcaatatGGGAGGTTGAGGTCATGCAAAAAAGGGGGTGGGggaggggcgatttgaacttttacattttgttttttttacatttttctactttttacttgctttaatagtttccttaggagacatgaagctgcgatcatccgatcacctGGGCTACACATAGCAGAGCCCTGCTATGTATAGTAGAAATCATCTTCTATGAATGTCGGCCACAGTGCGTCCCTCATAGACCTGCTATGACAAGCACGGGGATCTCCTGCAGACCCTGAGCTGTCATGCCAACTCATTAGTGCCCAGCAATCATGTAACAGGGGCACCGATGGACGTGGTTTGTGATGAGTTTCCGGCACACACATTATAAATGCCGCCGttatgttaacagctgtgggtggatcaagattccaccagtggctgttaggggcacatgat
This window contains:
- the SYBU gene encoding syntabulin isoform X1: MGPLQDRKKMQDKEIARSRIPRLVLRPYLPKQKVSPSSESPFSEEDSKDFNLTSSRSARTISSNSFCSDDTGCPSSQSVSPVKTPSDAGMSPMGFCTGSEDDYSHKRVNVGTFADGNVQPVRYKKEPKSGLPKTGSEADFSSSSSTGSISAPEVHISAVPGGKKTSFSRKPSYRTEPQKRVSRNTTESSLRPQAHGRIRDPCHVPFSPNVNGRVSHGRSHTCSSTKPVHSSPGSREKDLFSALCRNQTSPINVHDAYGVSSPSSSNSGSYKGSDTSPTLRRTMRYASCGDNHGIKPPSPEQYLTPLQQKEVSIRHLKAKLKESQSTLEEREAEIEDLKSQLARMREDWIEEECHRVEAQLALKEARKEIRQLKQFIETMKNSLAEKDKGIQKYFIDINIQNRKLETLLRSMELAQDGTFRDDSCLDYICNSPGASLTESAIYDKMSDGLLMEDQATEEMGDCDLLLNDELANGECLYDDVILDTISDGDSLANLNPATLQGMVGFEKEREKFNSKWTQGSLWMEQAIQTDVVPYSLDLENLILKIFKSHNDNLIGRSSSSVFQGLLLKCSSKLIDLTPDDPNSAILLSPDSQRNDSLPISMSNRAMKELDFDGPLVQLPCKDPTQSFVAKKHWSDHFLTDLLAVAVPAIPSVLWAFTTQRGNPDPAYNFGTMMRGCCLIALHTLRKTSSNAYI
- the SYBU gene encoding syntabulin isoform X2, whose protein sequence is MGPLQDRKKMQDKEIARSRIPRLVLRPYLPKQKVSPSSESPFSEEDSKDFNLTSSRSARTISSNSFCSDDTGCPSSQSVSPVKTPSDAGMSPMGFCTGSEDDYSHKRVNVGTFADGNVQPVRYKKEPKSGLPKTGSEADFSSSSSTGSISAPEVHISAVPGGKKTSFSRNSLRPQAHGRIRDPCHVPFSPNVNGRVSHGRSHTCSSTKPVHSSPGSREKDLFSALCRNQTSPINVHDAYGVSSPSSSNSGSYKGSDTSPTLRRTMRYASCGDNHGIKPPSPEQYLTPLQQKEVSIRHLKAKLKESQSTLEEREAEIEDLKSQLARMREDWIEEECHRVEAQLALKEARKEIRQLKQFIETMKNSLAEKDKGIQKYFIDINIQNRKLETLLRSMELAQDGTFRDDSCLDYICNSPGASLTESAIYDKMSDGLLMEDQATEEMGDCDLLLNDELANGECLYDDVILDTISDGDSLANLNPATLQGMVGFEKEREKFNSKWTQGSLWMEQAIQTDVVPYSLDLENLILKIFKSHNDNLIGRSSSSVFQGLLLKCSSKLIDLTPDDPNSAILLSPDSQRNDSLPISMSNRAMKELDFDGPLVQLPCKDPTQSFVAKKHWSDHFLTDLLAVAVPAIPSVLWAFTTQRGNPDPAYNFGTMMRGCCLIALHTLRKTSSNAYI
- the SYBU gene encoding syntabulin isoform X3, which translates into the protein MGPLQDRKKMQDKEIARSRIPRLVLRPYLPKQKVSPSSESPFSEEDSKDFNLTSSRSARTISSNSFCSDDTGCPSSQSVSPVKTPSDAGMSPMGFCTGSEDDYSHKRVNVGTFADGNVQPVRYKKEPKSGLPKTGSEADFSSSSSTGSISAPEVHISAVPGGKKTSFSRNRVSHGRSHTCSSTKPVHSSPGSREKDLFSALCRNQTSPINVHDAYGVSSPSSSNSGSYKGSDTSPTLRRTMRYASCGDNHGIKPPSPEQYLTPLQQKEVSIRHLKAKLKESQSTLEEREAEIEDLKSQLARMREDWIEEECHRVEAQLALKEARKEIRQLKQFIETMKNSLAEKDKGIQKYFIDINIQNRKLETLLRSMELAQDGTFRDDSCLDYICNSPGASLTESAIYDKMSDGLLMEDQATEEMGDCDLLLNDELANGECLYDDVILDTISDGDSLANLNPATLQGMVGFEKEREKFNSKWTQGSLWMEQAIQTDVVPYSLDLENLILKIFKSHNDNLIGRSSSSVFQGLLLKCSSKLIDLTPDDPNSAILLSPDSQRNDSLPISMSNRAMKELDFDGPLVQLPCKDPTQSFVAKKHWSDHFLTDLLAVAVPAIPSVLWAFTTQRGNPDPAYNFGTMMRGCCLIALHTLRKTSSNAYI